The Bactrocera dorsalis isolate Fly_Bdor chromosome 2, ASM2337382v1, whole genome shotgun sequence region AATTGAATCGAAATGGCATTCAAGGTAAGTTACACACGTTTCCTTTACAATAACAGCATTAATCTgacttgtgtatatatgtatgtattactcTTCTTCCAAATCCAGTTCGTCGCTGTATTTGCTCTTCTGGCTGTCGCCAGCGCTGGTTTATTGCCAGCCGCTCAGGTGTACCACGCAGCACCCGCCGCTCATGTCATCAAAGCTGCACCAGTGGCATACGCTGCACAGCCCGTGTTGGCCAAGGCCGATGAAGAATACGACCCACATCCTCAGTACAAATACAGCTACGATGTGCAGGACGCAGTATCCGGTGACTCGAAGACTCAAGTGGAGGAACGTGATGGTGATGTGGTCCGCGGCGAATACTCCCTTATTGACGCTGATGGTTACAAGCGCACTGTTCAATACACTTCCGATCCCGTCAACGGTTTCAACGCCGTCGTGAACCGCGAACCATTGGTGAAGTCCGTTGCTGTTGCTCCAGTTGTAAAGACAGTGGCTCCAGTTGCTCATTACGCTGCTCCTGTTGCTCACTACTCAGCTCCTGCAGTAGTCAAAACTGTTGCTCCAGTCGCTCACTACGCTGCCCCTGTCGCTCACGCTTATGCGGCTCCCGCTTATACCACCTACACTGCTGCCCACCACTAAATGCCTGATTTCGTAGTTCTCAGTTGATTGACTGTTTTtgtagtttaattaaaattgtgattttcaaataaaaaaatatgtaaataattaaaatacgcatataattattactttaaaataatcCGGGGCTGAAACTTAGAAGtaactttaaattatatttacgtTAAGTTAAGAATAGGAAGCACCCTTTACAGTTTATTCTTGTTATGTCTAAATGATGTTTGTCCTCTTCTGCAAACGGG contains the following coding sequences:
- the LOC105222606 gene encoding larval cuticle protein A2B; amino-acid sequence: MAFKFVAVFALLAVASAGLLPAAQVYHAAPAAHVIKAAPVAYAAQPVLAKADEEYDPHPQYKYSYDVQDAVSGDSKTQVEERDGDVVRGEYSLIDADGYKRTVQYTSDPVNGFNAVVNREPLVKSVAVAPVVKTVAPVAHYAAPVAHYSAPAVVKTVAPVAHYAAPVAHAYAAPAYTTYTAAHH